In Gossypium arboreum isolate Shixiya-1 chromosome 5, ASM2569848v2, whole genome shotgun sequence, a single genomic region encodes these proteins:
- the LOC108481542 gene encoding uncharacterized protein LOC108481542 has translation MAANTNTLSLGSVLEKEKLTGLNFLDWFHNLRIVLKQERKLYVIEKSLPDEPPTNASRADKDAYKKHLDDMVDVGCLMLATMNPELQKQHEDMVAYDMIEHLKEPYQGQARQERFDISKALFQCKLAEGSPIGPHVLKMIGYIESLSKLGFPLGQELATDVILQSLPDS, from the coding sequence ATGGCTGCAAACACTAATACACTCTCATTGGGATCGGTCCTTGAGAAGGAAAAACTGACTGGTTTGAACTTTCTTGACTGGTTCCATAACTTAAGGATTGTCCTTAAACAAGAACGgaaattatatgtcattgaaAAATCACTTCCTGATGAACCACCTACTAATGCCTCGAGAGCTGATAAAGATGCTTACAAGAAGCATCTCGATGATATGGTAGACGTTGGATGTCTTATGCTTGCCACTATGAATCCTGAGCTTCAAAAACAACATGAGGATATGGTTGCTTATGATATGATCGAGCACTTGAAAGAACCATATCAAGGGCAAGCAAGGCAAGAGAGGTTCGATATCTCTAAGGCTCTATTCCAATGTAAGTTGGCTGAAGGAAGCCCAATAGGACCTCATGTCCTTAAGatgattggttatattgaaagcctGTCTAAGCTTGGGTTTCCATTGGGCCAAGAGTTGGCCACTGATGTTATTCTGCAATCGTTGCCAGATAGCTAA